A genomic stretch from Antarcticibacterium flavum includes:
- a CDS encoding MBL fold metallo-hydrolase: MKIYPIEAGNFKLDGGAMFGVVPKTIWNRTNPADDNNLIDMAARCLLLEDGDRLTLIDTGMGDKQSDKFFGYYNLWGDESIDKSLKKHGFHRDNITDIFMTHLHFDHCGGCIKWNKERTGYEPAFKNARFWSNKEHWLWATQPNAREKASFLKENIIPMEQSGRLHFIEREKDQMYVEPDHFGFGVFFADGHTDKQMIPHIKHLDKTFVFMADLLPTAGHIPLPYVMGYDTRPLITLSEKEKFLDTAATKGYYLILEHDAHNEIITVKHTEKGVRLDQVYTFNELFN, from the coding sequence ATGAAAATATATCCTATTGAGGCCGGCAATTTCAAACTGGATGGCGGCGCCATGTTTGGCGTAGTTCCAAAAACGATATGGAATCGTACCAATCCCGCAGATGATAATAACCTTATAGATATGGCAGCACGTTGCCTCCTGCTGGAAGACGGCGACCGCCTTACCCTAATTGATACAGGAATGGGGGACAAGCAAAGTGATAAGTTCTTTGGGTATTATAACCTTTGGGGTGATGAATCCATCGATAAGTCCCTTAAAAAACATGGTTTTCACCGGGATAATATAACAGATATTTTTATGACCCATCTTCATTTTGACCATTGCGGCGGGTGCATAAAATGGAATAAAGAACGCACAGGATATGAGCCTGCATTTAAAAATGCAAGATTTTGGAGCAATAAAGAACACTGGCTCTGGGCCACACAGCCCAATGCACGGGAGAAAGCATCTTTTTTAAAAGAAAATATAATCCCTATGGAGCAAAGCGGGAGGTTGCATTTTATTGAAAGAGAGAAAGACCAGATGTATGTAGAGCCCGATCATTTTGGGTTTGGTGTATTTTTTGCAGATGGGCATACAGATAAACAAATGATCCCGCATATTAAGCATCTGGACAAAACTTTCGTTTTTATGGCAGACTTGTTACCAACTGCAGGTCATATACCTTTGCCATACGTTATGGGATATGATACAAGACCTTTGATAACCCTAAGTGAAAAGGAAAAGTTCCTGGATACAGCGGCTACAAAGGGTTATTATCTCATCCTCGAACATGATGCTCATAATGAGATCATTACCGTAAAGCATACTGAAAAAGGCGTTCGCCTTGACCAGGTTTACACTTTTAATGAACTTTTTAATTGA